In one window of Streptomyces sp. NBC_01224 DNA:
- a CDS encoding urease subunit beta produces MHLDGDAQGVSLQEDAAALPGPGKSKIKVRNESDRPIQVASHYHFAEVNPGLKVVSIEVPAGQTVPQDRSLWNCDAAKGRRLNIAAGTSVRFEPGDECCVELVQIQGDVTAGGSNTSDLTKIQGLREGIVR; encoded by the coding sequence GTGCATCTCGACGGGGACGCGCAGGGCGTCAGCCTACAAGAGGATGCCGCCGCCTTGCCGGGGCCGGGCAAGTCGAAGATCAAGGTGCGGAACGAGTCGGACCGTCCCATTCAGGTCGCCTCGCACTATCACTTCGCCGAGGTCAACCCTGGGCTGAAGGTCGTTAGCATCGAGGTCCCTGCCGGTCAGACAGTCCCCCAGGACCGCAGTCTCTGGAACTGCGATGCGGCGAAGGGCCGACGGCTCAACATCGCCGCGGGCACGTCCGTGCGCTTCGAACCGGGCGACGAGTGCTGTGTGGAACTGGTGCAGATCCAGGGTGATGTCACGGCCGGCGGCAGCAACACCAGTGACCTCACCAAGATCCAGGGACTGCGCGAGGGGATCGTCCGATGA
- a CDS encoding alpha/beta hydrolase family protein, with translation MTTGTAFAAGLAVTAAFGAPAVASPPRRTPVDVQPPVRLVLPRPSGPHALGTVTLHLSDRSRRDPWVATRPVRELMVQLWYPARAATGLPRAPWMTGQAAKVFQQTGYLLPEYVTLPDTHARIGAAADARGGRRPVILCSHGHGQHRGSSTALVEELVSHGYVVVSIDHTYDAGQGEFPGGRIEKYAMPPLTGEDDDPTILKAVEVRVADTRFVLEELSRRVRGHRGPLPQGLGDILDLSRTAMFGHSLGGATAASAMAAGVPIAAGANLDGSLFGPVVAKGLRKPFLLMGEDADNKPSWPEIWPRLRGWRRHLRLTGTRHFSFTDYETFMPQAAARLGATDEQLAEFIGPLDGTRGIDVQRHFLLAYFDLHLRGRHAPVLEGPSPRYPEVRFIGGVE, from the coding sequence GTGACCACGGGTACCGCGTTCGCCGCGGGACTCGCCGTGACCGCCGCCTTTGGCGCCCCCGCCGTCGCATCGCCGCCCCGTCGGACGCCGGTTGATGTCCAGCCGCCCGTACGGCTCGTCCTTCCTCGACCGAGCGGTCCCCATGCCCTCGGCACCGTGACGCTGCATCTCAGCGACCGCAGCCGCCGGGACCCCTGGGTCGCTACACGGCCGGTTCGGGAGCTGATGGTTCAGCTCTGGTACCCCGCACGCGCAGCCACCGGCCTGCCCAGGGCGCCTTGGATGACCGGACAGGCCGCCAAGGTCTTCCAACAGACGGGGTATCTCCTCCCGGAGTACGTCACGCTGCCGGACACGCACGCCCGTATCGGCGCAGCGGCGGACGCACGTGGGGGCCGGCGTCCGGTGATCCTCTGCTCCCATGGGCACGGGCAGCACCGCGGCTCCAGCACGGCGCTGGTCGAGGAACTCGTCAGCCACGGATACGTCGTGGTCAGCATCGACCACACATATGACGCCGGGCAGGGCGAGTTCCCTGGCGGCCGGATCGAGAAGTACGCGATGCCACCTCTCACGGGGGAGGACGACGACCCGACGATCCTCAAGGCGGTCGAAGTGCGGGTGGCCGACACCCGCTTCGTACTGGAGGAGTTGTCGCGGCGCGTACGGGGCCACCGGGGTCCGCTCCCGCAGGGACTCGGCGACATCCTCGACCTGTCCAGGACCGCCATGTTCGGCCACTCCCTGGGTGGTGCGACCGCGGCCTCGGCGATGGCGGCCGGGGTACCGATCGCTGCTGGCGCGAACCTCGACGGCAGTCTCTTCGGTCCGGTGGTGGCCAAGGGGCTGCGCAAGCCGTTCCTCCTGATGGGCGAGGACGCGGACAACAAACCGAGCTGGCCGGAGATCTGGCCCCGGCTGCGAGGCTGGCGCCGCCACCTCCGGCTGACCGGTACCCGGCATTTCTCGTTCACGGACTACGAGACGTTCATGCCGCAGGCCGCCGCGCGGCTCGGAGCGACCGACGAACAGCTGGCCGAGTTCATAGGCCCGCTCGACGGGACACGCGGCATCGACGTCCAGCGGCACTTCCTGCTCGCCTACTTCGACCTTCACCTGCGCGGCCGTCACGCCCCGGTCCTCGAAGGGCCCTCGCCCCGATACCCGGAGGTGCGCTTCATCGGCGGTGTCGAATGA